The stretch of DNA ACGAGGCTGTAGACGGCGAGCGGGATCATCACGGTGAGCTCGGTCTGGCCGGTGTAGTCGATGAGGACGACGAAGAACGCCAGCGACGGGATCGCGTACAGCACCGTCGTCAGACCCAGCACGGGCGGGTACAGCCAGCGGAAGCGCACACACAGCTGGGCGAGGGGCAGGGCGGCGAGGAGACCGGCCAGCACCGGCAGCAGCGCCTCGCGCAGGTGCAGTCCGATCAGGCCGAACCAGCTGTGCTGAAGGTCGCTCGGAATGTCGAAGAATCGGTTCATCCGGCGACCCCGGCCTCGGCGCCGGCCTCCGCCGCGGCCCCCGCGCCGGCCTCCGCCCCGGTACGCCCCTCGGCGTGGGCGCTGCGGATCGCCTCGCCGATGGTCTGCTGCGAGACGACGCCGACCGCGCGGCCGGTGCCGTCCACGGCGACCGCCCAGCCGGTCGGCGAGAGCACGGCGCCGTCGAGGGCGGCGCGCAGCGAATCGGTGCCGTACTCGAAGGGCCGCCCGTGGGAGAGGAGCCGTGCGGCGTCGAGGGGGCCGTCGCCCAGCGCGCCCGGCTCGCTCCAGCCGAGGGGCCTGCCGTCCGGGTCGGTGACGAGGAGGTAGGGCACGTCGGGGGTGGCGCGGGCGGCGATCTGCTCGGCGGTGGAGTCGGCGGTGACGATCGGGGTCTTCGTCAACTCCAGTCCCCCGGAGGCGAAGAAGGACAGCCGGCGGATGCCGCGGTCGATACCGAGGAAGTCCTCCACGAAGTCGTCCGCGGGCGCGGAGAGCAGTTCGGCGGGCGGGGCGTACTGGGCCAGCCGGCCGCCGGTGCGCAGGACCGCCACCATCGTGCCGATTTTGACGGCCTCGTCGATGTCGTGCGTGACGAAGACGATGGTCTTGCCCAACTCTTCCTGGATGCGGAGCAGTTCGTCCTGGAGGCCCTTGCGCACCACCGGGTCCACGGCGGAGAACGGCTCGTCCATCAGCAGCACCGGCGGGTCGGCGGCGAGCGCCCGCGCCACGCCGACGCGCTGCTGCTGGCCGCCGGAGAGCTGGTACGGGTAGCGCTTGGCGAGCGAGGCGTCGAGGCCGACCCGCTCCATCAACTCGGCCGCCCGCGCGCGGGCCTTCTGCTTGCCCCAGCCGAGCAGGCGGGGCACGGTCGCGATGTTGTCCACGATGGTGCGGTGCTGGAAGAGCCCCGCGTGCTGGATGACGTACCCCATGGACCGGCGCAGGGCGTTGACGGGCTGTTCCTGGATGTCGACGCCGTCGAGGAGGATGGTGCCCCCGGTCGGCTCCACCATCCGGTTGATCATGCGCAGAGTGGTGGTCTTGCCACATCCCGACGGTCCGACGAGGACGGTGATCGAGCGGTCCGGTATGTCGAGCGAGAGCCGGTCGACAGCCAGCGTGCCGTCCGGATACCGCTTGGTGACTGAATCTATCCGTATCAAAACGCCGAATACCCTTCGGGTCTGGCAGGAGCTGCCCGCTCTCCGCCAAGGTCGCGCGGGCCGTTGCGGGAATGGTCCGAGCACCTTGTGACGTGCGACGACCGCACGTGACACCCCCGTCCCCCGTAACCGCACCGTGCGCAAGCTGTGAGCCCGGCGCGCGGGCCCGCCCGACCGGACGGTTCCCAGGCCCCGTGGCGCCTTTCGACACCGACGCCTACCCAGCATCGCGTCCGCGACACCGGTCGGCCTACGCGATCCGCGCCACGTCTCCGCCCTGCCCCGCCCCCGGCGCCCCGGCCCCGGCAAGGGGCGGGGGCGGGCCCGAAGGCCCGTCCCCTGGACGGGTGCGGCCGGGGCCGGGTCAGGTCCGGCCGGGGCCGCCACCGCCGAAGGATCCGCTGCTGCCCGGATGCCAGCGCCGCCGGTGCTGGTCCTGGCTGCGGCGGGTTCCGGTGGCGTGCAGCTCATAGGGCATGAGCCGCTCCCCGTCGTCCGGGTGGAGCTCGTCCAGCTCCCGCATCTCCCTGATCTCGTGGACGGCGCCGGTGACCGGCAGGTGCGGCTGCTCCGCCTCGGTCGGCCGGTCCGGCTCGCGGCGCATCACACCGATGCCCATACCGACGGCCCACACCAAGGCGATCACGATGACGAGTCCGCCGATGAAGGCGCCGAAGGTGGCCCACACATTGGGTGCCACGGCCAGTACGGCGTAGGAGGCTATGTCCATGTCTTCCACCCGCCTCACCAAGGAAAGCGAAGAGTGCCGGTGGCGCCGATGACGCCACCTGTGTCCCATATTGTCCCACCGTGCGAGTGCCCCGCAAAGTGCCCGCGACTCCCCGGGCGGCCGCCGCCCCGGTAGCCGCCGGTGACTCCGCCGTGGCCGCCGGTGCTGGAAAATGAACACATGGCCGGACTTCTCGACCGATGCCGGATCCTGATGTCCAACGTCCGCACCGGCCGTCGTCCGCTCCGGCACCGCGCGGACCCGGAGCCGGAGCGGGGACGGCGGACTCGGACCGGCGACGCGCACGGGCCTCGGCACACGCCCGCGTGGCGGCGGCGCCCGGCGCCGGGCGTGCGCAGCTTCGCCGCGCAGGCGTTCGCCGTCCAGATGGTGATGCTGCTGGTGCTCATCATCGCCGCGGGCGCCGTCCTCGTGCTCGAGACCTGGAACAACAGCCTGGCGGACGCCCGGCACCGCACCCGCTCCGTCGCCGAGTCCTTCGCCAGTGCCCCCGGGACGGCGCAGGCCCTCGACAGCCGCGATCCGACGGCGATCCTCCAGCCGCGCGCCGAGGAGACCCGGAAGCGGACGGGTGTGGCCTTCGTCGTCGTCTACCGGCCGGACGGGATCCGGCTCACGCACCCCGACCCCGCCCTGATCGGCAAGCACGTCATAGGCCCGTACAAGCAGGCGGTGGAGGGCAGGCCCTTCACGGAGGTCATCAACGCGACCCGCGGCCCCGCGGTCGACTCGATCGTCCCGGTCTTCCGGCCGGACGGCTCGGTCGCGGGCGTCGTGAGCGTCGCGATCACGCTCGGGACGGTGAACACGACGGTCCAGCACCAGTTGCCGGTCCTGCTCGGCGGCGTGGGGGGCGCGCTCGTCCTGGCCACGTGCGGATCGGCGTGGGCGAGCAGGCGGCTGCGGCGGCAGACCCATGGTCTGGGCCACGTCGAGCTGACGCGGATGTACGAGCACCACGACGCCGTCCTGCACTCCGTGCGGGAGGGCGTCCTCGTCCTCTCGGGCGAGGGCCGGCTGCTCCTGGCCAACGACGAGGCGCGGCGGCTGCTCGGCCTGCCGGCGGACGCGGAGGGACGCCGGATCGCCGATCTCGGCCTCGAACCGCGGGTGGCCGAGCTGCTGTCCTCCGGGCGGGTGGCCAGCGACGAGGTGCTCCTCGCGGGAGACCGGCTGCTGATCGTCAACACCCGTCTCACGGACCGCGCCGGAGGCCCGGCCGGCAGTGTGACGACGCTGCGGGACACCACGGAGCTGCGCGCCCTCTCGGGCCGGGTCGAGGAGGCTCAGGAGCGTCTGCGGCTGCTGTACGACGCGGGTGTGCGGGTCGGCACCGCCCTGGACGTCGTACGGACCGCCGAGGAACTGGCGGAGGTCGCCGTCCCCAGGTTCGCCGACCTGGTCACCGTCGAGCTGCTGGAGCCCGTCCTGCGCGGCGACGAGCCGACGGACACGGCGGACATGCGCCGCACGGTCATCCTCGGCGACAGCCTGGACCCGCCCGTCTTCCCCGTCGGAGGGCGGATCACCTGGGTGCCCGGCACCCCGATGGCGGCGGCGCTGGAGACCGGTCACGCGGTGCTGGAGGCCGATCTGGGCGCAGCCCGCGACTGGCGGGTCCAGAGCCCGGAGACGGCCGCGAGGATCCTCGACCACGGGATCCGCTCGCTCATCGCGGTACCGATGCGGGCGCGGGGCGTCCTGCTGGGACTGGCCGACTTCTGGCGGACGGACCGGCGCAGCCCCTTCGACGACGACGACCGCTCCCTCGCCGAGGAACTGGTCGCGCGGGCGGCCGTGTCCATCGACAACGCACGCCGCTACACCCACGCGCACGGCGTCGCCGTGACCCTGCAACGCAGCCTGCTGCCCCGGGGGCGGCCCGAGCAGAACGCGCTGGAGGTGGCCCACCGCTATCTGCCCGCGCAGGCCGGCGGCGTGGGCGGGGACTGGTTCGACGTGATCCCGCTGTCGGGCGCGCGCGTGGCCCTCGTCGTCGGCGACGTCGTCGGACACGGTCTGCACGCCGCCGCCACCATGGGCCGCCTGCGCACCGCGGTGCTCAACTTCTCGGCCCTCGACCTGCCGCCCGACGAGATCCTGGTCCACCTCGACGAACTGGTCACCCGGATCGACCAGGACCGGGCGGCCGAGGCCGAGGCCGACACGGTCACGGGGGCCACCTGCCTGTACGCGATCTACGACCCCGCCGGCGGACGCTGCACCGTGGCGACCGCGGGTCACCCCGGGCCGGCGCTGGTACGTCCCGACGGCACGGTGATCTTCCCCGAGGTGCCCGCCTCCCCGCCCCTCGGCCTGGCGGCGGGCCTGCCCGTCGGGACCGCCGAGCTGGACCTGGCGGAGGGTTCGCTCCTGGTCCTCTACACCGACGGGCTGGTCGAGGACCGGGACAGGGACATCGGCACCGGCCTCGCCCTGCTGCGCGACACCCTGGCCGGCCGGCCCGACCGGAGCCCGGAGGAGACGTGCCGGGAGGTGATCGACGCCGTGCTGCCACCGCGCCCCAGCGACGACGTGGCACTGCTGGTGGCCCGCACCCGGCTGCTGGACCCGGCGGACGTCGTGGAGTGGGACGTGCCCCGCGACTCCGCGTCCGTCGCCCCGGTGCGCGCGGCGTGCGCCCGGCAGCTGGACGCGTGGGGACTGGAGGAGGTGGGTTTCGACACCGAGCTGATGCTCAGCGAACTGGTCACCAACGCGATCCGCTACGGCAGCGAGCCGATCCGGGTGCGGATGCTGCGCGACCGCGACCTCATCTGCGAGGTCTCCGACGGCAGCAGCACCTCACCGCACCCGCGCCGGGCCGCCCTGACGGACGAGGGCGGACGCGGCCTGTTCCTCGTCGCCCAGCTGGCTCGGCGGTGGGGGACCAGGTACACACCCCACGGCAAGGTCATCTGGACCGAACAGCCGCTGCACGGCGGGTCGGCGCGGCCCGGCGGGGACCTGGGCGACCTGCTGCTCGACCAGTGGGACGACGAGGCGTTGTGACGGGCGCGCCGCCCGTGCTCCCGGACACGGTCGCGGGTCCCGGCGTCCGCCGGGACCCGCGACCCGCCGCCTCAGCCCTCGTCCGGGACCAGCCGCAGGGAGATCGAGTTGATGCAGTACCGCTGGTCGGTCGGGGTCGCGTACCCCTCACCCTCGAAGACGTGCCCGAGGTGCGACCCGCAGCGCGCGCACCGCACCTCGGTGCGCAGCATCCCGTGGGAGCGGTCCTCCAGCAGCTCCACGGCGTCGGTGTCCTTCGGGTCGTAGAAGGACGGCCAGCCGCAGTGGGACTCGAACTTGGTGCCGGAGGTGAACAGTTCCGCGCCGCAGGCCCGGCAGGAGTAGACACCCTTGGTCCTGGTGTCCGTGTACTCACCGGTGAAGGCGGGCTCCGTGCCGGCCTTGCGCAGCACGGCGTACTCGGCCGGGCTCAGCTCGGCCTGCCACTGCTCGTCCGGCTTCTCGACGTCGTACGGCATGGGTCTCGCGCCCCTCACTTCGACAGACGGTCCAGGATGCGCGGTCCGAGGTCGGTGACGTCGCCCGCGCCCATGGTGAGAACAAGATCGCCGGCCTTCGCCATTCCCGCGACCGCGTCGGGCACCTCGGCCTTGTCGTGGACGGCCGTCACGTCGGCGTCCGCCGCCCGCGCGGCGGCGATGATCAGCTCGCTGGTGACACCGGGGACCGGGTCCTCGCGGGCCGGGTAGATGTCGAGGACGACGGAGGCGTCCGCGAGGGCCAGCGCCTGGCCCATCTCCTTGCCCAGCTCCTGGGTGCGGGAGAACAGGTGCGGCTGGAAGACGACCAGGATCCGGCCGTCGCCCGCGGCCGCGCGCATCGCCTCCAGGTCGGCGGTCATCTCGGTCGGGTGGTGGGCGTAGGAGTCGACGACCTGGACGCCGGCGGCCTCACCCTTGAGCTGAAGGCGGCGCTTGACACCGGTGTACGCGGCCAGCGCGGAGGCGAGCTCGGCGGCCGGGACGCCCAGGGCGGCGCCCGCGGCCAGCGCGGCGACGGCGTTGTGCGCGTAGTGGCGGCCGGGCACGGAGACGGCGAAGGTGAGCTCGGTGCCGTCCAGCAGGACGGTGACCTCGCTCTTGAGGCCCTGCGGAACGACCGACAGGATCCGTACGTCGGCGTCCTCGGACTCGCCGTACGTCACCGTCCGCACCGCACCGGACACGCGCCGGGTCAGTTCCCGCGCGCCCGGGTGGTCGGCGGCGATCACCAGGGTGCCGCCGGGGACGATCCGGTCCACGAAGGTCTCGAAGGACTCGTAGATCTCGTCCATCGAGGCGTAGTTGGCATGGTGGTCGAGCTCGACGTTGAGAACGATGGCGACCTCGGGCGCGTACTTGTGGAAGCTGCGGTCCGACTCGTCCGCCTCGGCGACGAAGATCTCGCCGTCGCCGTGCAGCGCGTTGGAGCCGGGGGCGTCCAGGTCGCCGCCGATGGCGTACGACGGGCGCAGGCCCAGCTCGCCGAGGGACACGGCGAGCATCGAGGTGGTCGTCGTCTTTCCGTGGGTGCCGGCGACCGCGATCGGGCGCAGGCCCTCCATCAGGGCGGCCAGCGCGTCGGAGCGGTGGACGACCGGGATGCCCAGCTCGGCCGCGCGGGCCAGCTCCGGGTTGTCCCCGCGGATCGCCGAGGAGACGACGACGCAGCTGGCGTCGTCGGCGAGGTGCCCGGCCGCGTGCCCGATGTGCACGGTGGCGCCCAGCGCGCGCAGTGCCTGCGCGGTCGCCGACTCCTTGGCGTCGCTGCCCGCCACCTTGGCCCCGCGCTGGGCGAGGATCTTCGCGATGCCCGACATCCCGGCGCCGCCGATGCCGATGAAGTGCGGTCGGTCCATGGCGGTAGGAAGGCCGGGTGCCATGCGCTTTTCTCCCCAGGTGGTGCGGCTGCGGTACGACGGTGCGCGCGCCCCCGTGCGGGGGCGCCGCCCAAGCCTATGCCTTGCTGTGGGAGAAGAGCTTCAGGACCGGTACGCCCACCTTGTGGCGGGCCCGGGAGGCCCAGTCGCGGTGGAAGAACTCCTCCACGTAGTGCGGGTCGGTCAGGACGATCACCTCGTCGGCGTCGACCTCGGCGACCAGGGACTTCAGGGCGTCCAGCGGGTGGTCCTCGACGAGCCGGCCGTCGGCCCGGCTGCCCGCCGCGCGCAGCGCGAGGAGGGACACGTCCAGGGCCTGCTCCCCGGCGCCCTTCGCGGCCGCGCCCTCGGGGGTCTCGCCCTCGCGCGCCGCCTCGTCGAGTTCGCCGAGCGCGATGTCGTCGATGGCCCGCAGCAACCGGTCCGCCTGATCCCCGCGCGGCTGGAGCAGCACGTGGAAGAACACCGGCTCCTCGCCGTGCAAGGTGGTGACGAACTCCACGTCGGCGGACGTCAGGGCCTTCTCGATCATCAATACGCTTGTGAACACCAGGCGCCCTTTCTCCTCCGAGGGTCCCTGGACCCTCCGTCTCCCTCCACGGGCCGTAGCAGCCCCTGCGGAAACCATCCTGCCCCGTGATCGCACGGGTATCGCGGGATTTGGCGCACCCGGCGCACACGGACCGGAACAATTGATTCCGCTTGCCCGGAGCGCGAGCCCCCGGGCAGCCGGACGGCGGGGCTCCGGTCAGGGGCGGCGGTACCTGCCGAACAGGAAGCCGTCGTCCTCCAGCAGGGAGGCCAGGGTGAAGCGTTGCGGGACCGCGACGGAGGGACCGCCCGCGATGCGCTGGGCGTCACCGGCGGTGAGCATCGGGGAGACCGTGAGGCACATTTCGTCGAGGACGCCGGACGCCACCATCTGACCGAGCAGGCGGGGGCCGCCCTCGGTGAGCAGGCGGGTGTGACCGAGTTCGGCCAGCGCCCGCACGGCGCGGGCGGGGTCGACGCCGGCGCCGTCACCGGCGATCACCACCCGGGCGCCCGCCTTCTCCGCGGCCGCGATCCGTTCCGGGGCCGCCGCCGCGCCCGTGAGGACCAGCGTGGGCACCAGCGGCGAGGTGAACAGCGGCAGCGAGAAGTCCAGCTCCAGGCTCGCCGTGACGATCGCGATCGCCGGAGCCGGGCCCTGCCCGGCCGCCTCCCGCAGCGCCGCGAACTCCGCCCGGGCCCGGGCCGGGCGGTACCCCTCCTGGCGTACCGTCTCCGCGCCGACCACCACCACGTCGGCCAGTGCCCGCAGGGTGCCGAAGATCCGCATGTCGGCGGCGCTGGAGATGGGCTGCGAACGTCCCTCGTGCTGGGCGGCCCCGTCGAGGGTGGCGACCATGTTGGCGCGCAGCCACGGCTCCCGCCCCGCCACCCCGCGCTGGGGGTAGGCGTACGCGGCGGCCAGCTCGGCGAAGGTCCACTCCCGGTCCACGAGGGCGCCGGGCGCGCTCGTACCACCGGCCCCGTGCGGCCCCTCCGGGGTCTGGGCTGCTGTTTCGTCGGTCACAGGGAACAGGCGTCGCATGACGTGCAGTGTTCCACGCCGCTTACCATGGGGAACCGTGTCGTCCTCCACAACCGCCTCCGGGCTCAGCTCCCTGACCGCCGCGGCCCCGCTGTCCCTGTGCGCGCGCGAGCCGCACGTCCCCGCGGACCGGCTGGTCGCCGAGATGGTGCCGCCGCCGCGCTTCGACTCGGTGCGCTTCGCGACGTACATCCCGGACCCGAAGCAGCCCAGCCAGACCGAGGCCGTCGGGGTGCTGGACGACTTCGCCGCCGGACTCGGCGTGGCGCCCGCGCCCGGCTCCGGCAGACGCGGCCTGTTCGGCTTCGGCAGGAGCAGGACCGACGACAGGGGCCGGACGAAGGGCAAGGGCAGGGCCGCCGGTGCCGGGCCCCGCGGTGTGTACCTCGACGGCGGTTACGGCGTCGGCAAGACCCACCTGCTGGCCTCCCTGTGGCACGCCACCCCGGCCGAGCCCGCCCGCAAGGCGTTCGGCACCTTCGTGGAGCTGACCAACCTGGTGGGCGCCCTCGGCTTCCAGAAGACCGTCGAGACCCTCTCCGGCCACCGCCTGCTGTGCATCGACGAGTTCGAACTGGACGACCCGGGCGACACCGTTCTGGTGTCCACCCTGCTCGGCAGGCTGGTCGACGCGGGCGTCGCGCTCGCCGCCACCTCCAACACGCTGCCGGGCAAGCTCGGCGAGGGCCGCTTCGCCGCCACGGACTTCCTGCGCGAGATCCAGGGCCTGTCCGCGCACTTCCGCGCGCTGCGCATCGACGGCGAGGACTACCGCCACCGCGGCCTGCCCGAGGCGCCGGCGCCGTACTCCGACGAACAGGTGACGAAGGCGGCGTACGCCACCGAGAACGCCTCGCTCGACGACTTCCCGCACCTGCTGGACCACCTCGCCAAGGTGCACCCCAGCCGTTACGGCGCCCTGACCGACGGGTTGGCGGCCGTGTGCCTCACCGACGTGCGGCCGGTGCCGGACCAGTCGACGGCGCTGCGGCTCGTGGTGCTCGCGGACCGGCTCTACGACCGCGAGGTGCCCGTGCTGGCCTCCGGACTGCCCTTCGACCGGCTGTTCAGCGAGGAGATGCTGAACGGCGGCTACCGCAAGAAGTACTTCCGCGCGATATCCCGCCTGACCGCCCTCGCCCGGGACGCCAAGGGGCTCGTCGAGACGCACTGACGCGACAGCGCCCCGGCGGACGGCTCCCCGGGGTCTACCGTGTCTCCTGGCCAGTTCTTGATCGTTGGCCGGTCCGCGCCGGAGACACGGAGTCACCCCATGCAGCCCCTGATCCACAACGCCCGTACGTTCGGACGGCGCCCGGAGGACTTCGCCCGGCTCGCCGAGGGCCAGTCCCCCGAGGTCCTGTTCATCGCCTGCTCCGACTCCCGGGTCGTGCCGGCCCTGATCACCGGCGCCCGGCCCGGTGAGCTGTTCGAGTTGCGCACCGCGGGCAACATCGTGCCGCCCTACGCCTCGGCACGGCCCACCGCCGAGGCGGCCACCATCGAGTACGCGGTGGAGGTGCTGGGCGTCGGCGACATCGTCGTCTGCGGCCACTCCCACTGCGGTGCGGTCGGTGCCCTCGTGCGCGGGGACGACCTCGACGCCGTGCCCGCCGTACGGGACTGGCTGGCCCACGCGACGCCCCGGCCCACCGGAGCCGTCGAGGACCCCGCCGTCGCCGAGGGCGTCCAGAGCCACGCCCTGACCCAGCTGCTGCGGCTGCGCTCGTACCCGTGCGTCGAGAAGCGGCTCGCGGACGGCCGGCTCACCCTGCACGCCTGGTACTACGAGGTGCACACCGGCGCGGTGCTGGCGCACTGCCCGCGGACGGACGCCTTCACGGCCCTGTGACGGGCCTGTGAGCCGGGGCCGTCCGGCGACTCGACCATGACCTCGGAGCGGGCATATCGTTGAAGCGGCGCATAACGCGCATATCGGCGACCGGTCGAGGAGTCCTCGTCATGGTGCAGGAACTGGTGACCGCCGTGATCAGCGCGGGCTGCGTGGGGTTCGTGTACCTCGCCGCGGCGATGCGGGTCGTCAAGCAGTACGAG from Streptomyces sp. 6-11-2 encodes:
- the msrB gene encoding peptide-methionine (R)-S-oxide reductase MsrB, whose product is MPYDVEKPDEQWQAELSPAEYAVLRKAGTEPAFTGEYTDTRTKGVYSCRACGAELFTSGTKFESHCGWPSFYDPKDTDAVELLEDRSHGMLRTEVRCARCGSHLGHVFEGEGYATPTDQRYCINSISLRLVPDEG
- the murC gene encoding UDP-N-acetylmuramate--L-alanine ligase, producing MAPGLPTAMDRPHFIGIGGAGMSGIAKILAQRGAKVAGSDAKESATAQALRALGATVHIGHAAGHLADDASCVVVSSAIRGDNPELARAAELGIPVVHRSDALAALMEGLRPIAVAGTHGKTTTTSMLAVSLGELGLRPSYAIGGDLDAPGSNALHGDGEIFVAEADESDRSFHKYAPEVAIVLNVELDHHANYASMDEIYESFETFVDRIVPGGTLVIAADHPGARELTRRVSGAVRTVTYGESEDADVRILSVVPQGLKSEVTVLLDGTELTFAVSVPGRHYAHNAVAALAAGAALGVPAAELASALAAYTGVKRRLQLKGEAAGVQVVDSYAHHPTEMTADLEAMRAAAGDGRILVVFQPHLFSRTQELGKEMGQALALADASVVLDIYPAREDPVPGVTSELIIAAARAADADVTAVHDKAEVPDAVAGMAKAGDLVLTMGAGDVTDLGPRILDRLSK
- the zapE gene encoding cell division protein ZapE, giving the protein MSSSTTASGLSSLTAAAPLSLCAREPHVPADRLVAEMVPPPRFDSVRFATYIPDPKQPSQTEAVGVLDDFAAGLGVAPAPGSGRRGLFGFGRSRTDDRGRTKGKGRAAGAGPRGVYLDGGYGVGKTHLLASLWHATPAEPARKAFGTFVELTNLVGALGFQKTVETLSGHRLLCIDEFELDDPGDTVLVSTLLGRLVDAGVALAATSNTLPGKLGEGRFAATDFLREIQGLSAHFRALRIDGEDYRHRGLPEAPAPYSDEQVTKAAYATENASLDDFPHLLDHLAKVHPSRYGALTDGLAAVCLTDVRPVPDQSTALRLVVLADRLYDREVPVLASGLPFDRLFSEEMLNGGYRKKYFRAISRLTALARDAKGLVETH
- a CDS encoding DUF6479 family protein is translated as MDIASYAVLAVAPNVWATFGAFIGGLVIVIALVWAVGMGIGVMRREPDRPTEAEQPHLPVTGAVHEIREMRELDELHPDDGERLMPYELHATGTRRSQDQHRRRWHPGSSGSFGGGGPGRT
- a CDS encoding SpoIIE family protein phosphatase encodes the protein MAGLLDRCRILMSNVRTGRRPLRHRADPEPERGRRTRTGDAHGPRHTPAWRRRPAPGVRSFAAQAFAVQMVMLLVLIIAAGAVLVLETWNNSLADARHRTRSVAESFASAPGTAQALDSRDPTAILQPRAEETRKRTGVAFVVVYRPDGIRLTHPDPALIGKHVIGPYKQAVEGRPFTEVINATRGPAVDSIVPVFRPDGSVAGVVSVAITLGTVNTTVQHQLPVLLGGVGGALVLATCGSAWASRRLRRQTHGLGHVELTRMYEHHDAVLHSVREGVLVLSGEGRLLLANDEARRLLGLPADAEGRRIADLGLEPRVAELLSSGRVASDEVLLAGDRLLIVNTRLTDRAGGPAGSVTTLRDTTELRALSGRVEEAQERLRLLYDAGVRVGTALDVVRTAEELAEVAVPRFADLVTVELLEPVLRGDEPTDTADMRRTVILGDSLDPPVFPVGGRITWVPGTPMAAALETGHAVLEADLGAARDWRVQSPETAARILDHGIRSLIAVPMRARGVLLGLADFWRTDRRSPFDDDDRSLAEELVARAAVSIDNARRYTHAHGVAVTLQRSLLPRGRPEQNALEVAHRYLPAQAGGVGGDWFDVIPLSGARVALVVGDVVGHGLHAAATMGRLRTAVLNFSALDLPPDEILVHLDELVTRIDQDRAAEAEADTVTGATCLYAIYDPAGGRCTVATAGHPGPALVRPDGTVIFPEVPASPPLGLAAGLPVGTAELDLAEGSLLVLYTDGLVEDRDRDIGTGLALLRDTLAGRPDRSPEETCREVIDAVLPPRPSDDVALLVARTRLLDPADVVEWDVPRDSASVAPVRAACARQLDAWGLEEVGFDTELMLSELVTNAIRYGSEPIRVRMLRDRDLICEVSDGSSTSPHPRRAALTDEGGRGLFLVAQLARRWGTRYTPHGKVIWTEQPLHGGSARPGGDLGDLLLDQWDDEAL
- a CDS encoding ABC transporter ATP-binding protein, with the protein product MIRIDSVTKRYPDGTLAVDRLSLDIPDRSITVLVGPSGCGKTTTLRMINRMVEPTGGTILLDGVDIQEQPVNALRRSMGYVIQHAGLFQHRTIVDNIATVPRLLGWGKQKARARAAELMERVGLDASLAKRYPYQLSGGQQQRVGVARALAADPPVLLMDEPFSAVDPVVRKGLQDELLRIQEELGKTIVFVTHDIDEAVKIGTMVAVLRTGGRLAQYAPPAELLSAPADDFVEDFLGIDRGIRRLSFFASGGLELTKTPIVTADSTAEQIAARATPDVPYLLVTDPDGRPLGWSEPGALGDGPLDAARLLSHGRPFEYGTDSLRAALDGAVLSPTGWAVAVDGTGRAVGVVSQQTIGEAIRSAHAEGRTGAEAGAGAAAEAGAEAGVAG
- a CDS encoding pyrimidine reductase family protein, encoding MRRLFPVTDETAAQTPEGPHGAGGTSAPGALVDREWTFAELAAAYAYPQRGVAGREPWLRANMVATLDGAAQHEGRSQPISSAADMRIFGTLRALADVVVVGAETVRQEGYRPARARAEFAALREAAGQGPAPAIAIVTASLELDFSLPLFTSPLVPTLVLTGAAAAPERIAAAEKAGARVVIAGDGAGVDPARAVRALAELGHTRLLTEGGPRLLGQMVASGVLDEMCLTVSPMLTAGDAQRIAGGPSVAVPQRFTLASLLEDDGFLFGRYRRP
- a CDS encoding carbonic anhydrase, which produces MQPLIHNARTFGRRPEDFARLAEGQSPEVLFIACSDSRVVPALITGARPGELFELRTAGNIVPPYASARPTAEAATIEYAVEVLGVGDIVVCGHSHCGAVGALVRGDDLDAVPAVRDWLAHATPRPTGAVEDPAVAEGVQSHALTQLLRLRSYPCVEKRLADGRLTLHAWYYEVHTGAVLAHCPRTDAFTAL
- a CDS encoding indole-3-glycerol phosphate synthase, with the protein product MFTSVLMIEKALTSADVEFVTTLHGEEPVFFHVLLQPRGDQADRLLRAIDDIALGELDEAAREGETPEGAAAKGAGEQALDVSLLALRAAGSRADGRLVEDHPLDALKSLVAEVDADEVIVLTDPHYVEEFFHRDWASRARHKVGVPVLKLFSHSKA